The Desulfuromonas acetexigens genomic sequence CCGCCTCGTCGAAGCGCAATTCGAGATCGTCGACGAAGCGGAAAATCCGCGAGCGGAAGGTGGCCCACAGGTACTTTTCGTCGGCCCGCTCCACCCGTCCCCCCAGCTCCTCCACCGCCCGGTGCGCAAGCTCCTGAATCCGGGGCCAGTCTTCCGCCTTCACCGCGACGGGGGGGACAAGATGGGCCTCATCCGTCATTTCACTGCAGACGCAATTGGGTTTTGGCGGACAGGGCCTCAAGCGGCCCTCCCTGAGACCCGGCCCATCGGCGGAACCGGAAACGCAGGCGGTAAGGCCCAGAAAACCTCCCATAACCATCAGCTTTTTCAACCAGTCGATCCTCCTTTTGTCCATGATTTTCCCGCGCCTTTCCCGACCATGATGATCGTTACAATTCCGTTATTTATTCATGGGTTTCCACAAAGCCTTTGCCATTTTACCGGCAAACTGGCATATTACGTGATTTGAAATAAAAAATTCTGCATCTGTGCCTACCGGGACCCGACCAAGTAGACGATATTCCCGGTGTGGCGATCCCTTCGCCCGGCACGAGGAGTTTTGCTTGAACCAGATGAAACCAGGGTCCGGACCCGCACTGGGCCTCTTCCACCCCGCCCCGCGGCAACCGGCGACGACCGCAGCCGCCCTGCTCCAGACCGACACCCCCCTCTTCATCGATGACCAGGGGTGTCTTCAGACGGGATCCGCCCTTACCGACGATGGCGCGCCGACCGTCCCTTTTGTCGGCATGGTTCCCCCCTGCCCCCCCGAGCAGTTGGGCGATCCCGACTTCTGCCGCGATCACGGTTTGCGCTACGCTTATGTCGGCGGCTCCATGGCCAAGGGGATCAGTTCCGTCGCCATGGCCCAGGCCTTCGGCGCCGCCGGAATGCTCGGCTTTTTCGGCGCCGCCGGCCTCCCCCTTGACGAGGTGGAGCAGGCTATCGCACAACTCCAGGGCGGTGCGACCCCCTATCCCTTCGGGATGAACCTGATCCACAGCCCGAACGAGCCCGACCTGGAAGCGGCGCTGGTGGAGCTCTACCTTAAACGCGGCGTCCGTCTGATCGAAGCCTCGGCCTTTCTCGATCTGACCTTGCCGGTGGTGCGCTTCCGCGTCCACGGCATCCACTGCGACGGCTCGGGACAAATTATCACACCGAACCGGATTATCGCCAAACTTTCCCGGGAGGAACTGGCCGCCAAGTTCCTCGCCCCGCCGCCGGAACGGCTGTTGAGGGAACTGGTCGCGTGCGGCCAGATCACCGCCGAACAGGCGGAACTGGCGGCGCACATCCCCATGGCCCAGGACATCACCGTCGAGGCTGACTCGGGCGGGCACACCGACAACCGCCCGGCCATCTCCCTCTTCCCCTCCATCCTCGCGCTGCGGGACAAGCTTCAAGCCCGCTACCGCTACGATCAGTCCCCGCGACTCGGCCTCGGCGGCGGCATCGCCACCCCAGCCTCGGCTCTGGCCGCGTTCGCCATGGGTGCCGCCTATCTCGTCACCGGCACTGTCAATCAGGCCTGCGTCGAGTCGGGCACCTGCGACGAAGTCCGCAAAATGCTCGCCGAAACCCGCCAGGCCGATATCACCATGGCGCCTTCGGCGGATATGTTCGAGATGGGCGTGCATGTGCAGGTGCTCAAACGTGGCACCATGTTTTCCATGCGCGCCGCCCGCCTCCTTGAACTCTACCGCCAGTGCGGCAGCATCGATGAGATCCCCGCCGCCGAACGGCAAAAGCTTGAAAAAACGTTCTTTCGCACCCCCCTGGAAAACATCTGGGAAGAGACCCGCGCCTATTTCGCCAAACGCGATCCCCGCCAGGTAGAACGGGCGCAACAGGATCCCAAGCACAAGATGGCCCTGATCTTCCGCTGGTATCTGGGGCAATCGCCGGTCTGGGCGAACCGGGGGGAGAGCTCGCGGAAAATCGATTACCAGATCTGGTGCGGTCCGGCCATGGGCGCTTTCAACGAATGGACCGCCGGCACCTTTCTCGAAGACCCCACCCGCCGCCGGGTGGTGCCTGTCGCTCTCAACCTGCTGCTCGGTGCCGCCTATCTCTGGCGCGCCCGTCAGCTGATCCTCCAGGGCTTTCCTCTTGCCGCCGCTGCGGCCTACGCGCCCCTGGAAACCGAGAATCTCAAGGAGTACCTCCGTTGAAAACCGATCGCGCCGAACAGAATGTCCACACCACTCCGTTTCCTCCCCTGGCCATCGTCGGCCTCGGCTGCCTCTTCCCCAAAGCCGATAACGTCGAGGCCTACTGGTCCAACATCAAGAATGGCGTGGATGCCATCCGCGAGGTCCCCGAAAGCCATTGGCGGGCAGCGGACTACTTCGACCCGAATCCCAAGGCGCCGGACAAGGTCTACGCCAAGCTCGGCGGTTTTCTCGACCCTGTCCCCTTCAATCCCATGGATTACGGCATCCTGCCCAACGCCTTGGAAGCGATCGACACCTCCCAGCTCCTCGGCCTGGTCGCCGTCGGCCAGGCCCTGAAGGATGCCGGTTACGGCCCGGAGCGGGAATTCGATCGGGAAAAGGTCAGCGTCATTCTCGGCGTCACCGGCGCCCTGGAGCTGGTCATCCCCCTCGGCGCCCGCCTCGGCCATCCCATCTGGCGCTCGGCCATGAAGGAGGCGGGGATCGACGATGCCGCCATCGACGACGCCGTCCAGCGCATCGGCGACGCCTATGTCCCCTGGCAGGAGAACTCCTTCCCCGGATTGCTCGGCAACGTTGTCGCCGGCCGCATCAGCAAGCATTACAATTTCGGCGGTACCAACTGCGTCTGCGACGCCGCCTGCGGCAGCTCCCTCTCCGCCCTCAACCTGGCGGCCCTGGAGCTGGCTACCGGCCAATCCGACATGGTCGTTACCGGCGGCATTGACACCTTCAACGACATCTTCATGTACACCTGTTTCAGCAAGACTCCGGCCCTTTCTCCCAGCGGCCATGCCCGCCCCTTCGATGCCGACGGCGACGGCACGACCCTCGGCGAGGGCCTCGGCATCCTGGTGCTGAAGCGCCTGACCGACGCCGAGCGGGACGGCGACAAGATCTACGCCGTGGTCAAGGGGATCGGCACCTCCAGCGACGGCAAGGGGAGCGCCATCTACGAACCGAGCCCCTCGGGCCAGCAGAAAGCCCTGCGCCGGGCCTATGAAAACGCCGGCGTCGAACCGGCCACCATCGGCCTGATCGAAGCCCACGGCACCGGCACCAGGGTCGGCGATGCCATCGAAGTCAAAGCTCTGCGCGAGGTCTTCGGCGATGCCGAACAGCCGACCTGCGCCCTCGGTTCGGTGAAATCGCAGATCGGCCACACCAAGGCCGCCGCCGGTTCGGCGGGGCTGATCAAGACGGCGTTGGCCCTGCACCACAAGGTGTTGCCGCCGACGATCAAGGTCAAAAAACCGCAGGACGCCGTGACTTCGGGGAAAACTCCCTTCTACATCAACAACGAAACCCGTCCTTGGCTCCCCGCCTCCGGCCATCCCCGTCGCGCGGCGGTAAGCGCTCTCGGCTTCGGCGGCAGCAACTTCCACTGTGTTCTCGAAGAATACCGTCCCGAAAAAGCGACTGTCGACTGGTCCGATGATATCCAGATCGCCGCCTTTTCCGCCGCCGACAACAACGGCCTGGAACAGGGATTGAAACAGTTCCCCACCACCGGTCCCTGGTCCGAACTGGCCCGCGCCGCCCGCACGAGCCGCCGCAATTTCGATCCCCGCCATAACGTTCGATTGGCCCTGGTCTTCGTCCGTGATGGAGCGGAACCGGCGGAACAGGTTCGCAAGGCCCTGGCCCAGCTGGAGAAGAACCGCACCCAGAAAAGCTGGACCACGCCGGACGGCATCTGTTTCGCTTCCGGGGAGGCCGAGGCGCCGCCGGCGGTGCTCTTTCCCGGCCAAGGGGCCCAGTATCCGGGGATGCTCAAGGAACTGGCCCTGCAC encodes the following:
- a CDS encoding PfaD family polyunsaturated fatty acid/polyketide biosynthesis protein, which produces MKPGSGPALGLFHPAPRQPATTAAALLQTDTPLFIDDQGCLQTGSALTDDGAPTVPFVGMVPPCPPEQLGDPDFCRDHGLRYAYVGGSMAKGISSVAMAQAFGAAGMLGFFGAAGLPLDEVEQAIAQLQGGATPYPFGMNLIHSPNEPDLEAALVELYLKRGVRLIEASAFLDLTLPVVRFRVHGIHCDGSGQIITPNRIIAKLSREELAAKFLAPPPERLLRELVACGQITAEQAELAAHIPMAQDITVEADSGGHTDNRPAISLFPSILALRDKLQARYRYDQSPRLGLGGGIATPASALAAFAMGAAYLVTGTVNQACVESGTCDEVRKMLAETRQADITMAPSADMFEMGVHVQVLKRGTMFSMRAARLLELYRQCGSIDEIPAAERQKLEKTFFRTPLENIWEETRAYFAKRDPRQVERAQQDPKHKMALIFRWYLGQSPVWANRGESSRKIDYQIWCGPAMGAFNEWTAGTFLEDPTRRRVVPVALNLLLGAAYLWRARQLILQGFPLAAAAAYAPLETENLKEYLR
- a CDS encoding DUF1499 domain-containing protein produces the protein MTDEAHLVPPVAVKAEDWPRIQELAHRAVEELGGRVERADEKYLWATFRSRIFRFVDDLELRFDEAEKVVHLRSAARLGYSDFGVNRKRVAALRKLLAEELRGPENP